One genomic region from Stackebrandtia nassauensis DSM 44728 encodes:
- the efeB gene encoding iron uptake transporter deferrochelatase/peroxidase subunit, producing MERRKLFSLGAAGAAAVGTGFAAGQLVQVSPAVADGNDAANPVRFYGKHQSGIATPAQDRLHFTAFDVITSDRDELIGLLKDWTEAAARMCDGDFAGPGGAVGGNYDSPPQDTGEAQGLPASGLTVTVGFGPSLFDKDGEDRFGIGDRRPELLEELPLFRRDDIDPKISGGDICVQACANDPQVAVHAVRNLARIGFGKVSIRWSQLGFGRTASTSSTQSTPRNLMGFKDGTANLKAEETKELKKHLWVGAKDGPEWMAGGSYLVTRKIRMQVETWDRTSLSEQETIFGRDKSEGAPLTGSKEFDEPDFKAKADDELVIGTVAHVRLAHPSQHGGARMLRRGYSFVDGSDELGHLDAGLFFIAYQRDPSKAFIPVQKALADNDVLNEYIKHVSSGIFACPAGVEGPEDYWGRALFE from the coding sequence ATGGAACGGCGCAAACTCTTCTCGCTGGGGGCGGCCGGGGCGGCCGCCGTCGGCACCGGCTTCGCGGCCGGGCAGCTGGTACAGGTCAGCCCGGCCGTGGCCGACGGCAACGACGCCGCAAACCCGGTGAGGTTCTACGGGAAACACCAGTCGGGCATCGCCACGCCCGCACAGGATCGGCTGCACTTCACGGCCTTCGACGTCATCACCTCCGATCGCGACGAACTGATCGGGCTGCTGAAGGACTGGACCGAGGCGGCGGCGCGCATGTGCGACGGCGACTTCGCCGGGCCGGGCGGCGCGGTGGGCGGCAACTACGACTCGCCGCCGCAGGACACCGGTGAGGCGCAGGGACTGCCCGCGTCGGGGCTGACCGTGACCGTCGGGTTCGGACCGTCGCTGTTCGACAAGGACGGCGAGGACCGGTTCGGCATCGGCGACCGGCGTCCGGAACTGCTGGAGGAACTGCCGCTGTTCCGGCGCGACGACATCGACCCGAAGATCTCCGGCGGCGACATCTGCGTGCAGGCGTGCGCCAACGACCCGCAGGTCGCGGTGCACGCGGTGCGCAACCTGGCCCGGATCGGCTTCGGCAAGGTCAGCATCCGCTGGTCGCAGCTGGGTTTCGGGCGGACCGCGTCCACCTCGTCGACGCAGTCGACGCCGCGCAACCTGATGGGCTTCAAGGACGGCACCGCCAACCTGAAGGCCGAGGAGACCAAGGAGCTGAAGAAGCACCTGTGGGTCGGCGCCAAGGACGGTCCTGAGTGGATGGCGGGTGGCTCGTACCTGGTGACCCGCAAGATCCGGATGCAGGTCGAGACCTGGGACCGCACCTCGCTGTCGGAGCAGGAGACGATCTTCGGCCGCGACAAGAGCGAAGGCGCGCCACTGACGGGCTCGAAGGAGTTCGATGAGCCCGACTTCAAGGCCAAGGCCGACGACGAACTGGTCATCGGCACCGTCGCCCACGTGCGGCTGGCGCACCCGTCGCAGCACGGCGGGGCGCGGATGCTGCGGCGCGGCTACTCGTTTGTGGACGGCTCGGACGAGCTGGGGCATCTGGACGCGGGACTGTTCTTCATCGCGTACCAGCGCGATCCGTCCAAAGCGTTCATTCCGGTACAGAAGGCGCTGGCGGACAACGACGTGCTGAACGAGTACATCAAGCACGTTTCCAGCGGAATCTTCGCGTGCCCGGCCGGGGTCGAAGGCCCCGAGGACTACTGGGGACGGGCGCTGTTCGAGTAG
- a CDS encoding iron-containing alcohol dehydrogenase family protein yields MPLLARTVTAPLAVEVHAGAVRHLGELLADRRISAGGEVAVVVGPGIGKEAAEQARESLARAEVLTIDAGTHGGALELATKLRSRNFDAVVGIGGGRVIDTVKYAAFRQGLPMVSVATSLANDGIASPTASLDRDGHSISYGAQIPIAVIVDLDFVRRAPARQLSSGVGDALSNLCATADWQLSHTETGEPIDGLAIAMSRGGAESVLRHPGSVGDDTFLATLANALVLGGTAMAVAGTSLPASGACHEIAHAIQERHPTVATHGEQVGMGALFATYLRGDEQLFREMAHAMKRHHLPRIPSDMGLTVDQFAVAVAYAPKTRPGRYTILEHLSLDVSDLRDRITEFCDELS; encoded by the coding sequence ATGCCGCTGCTAGCGCGCACCGTGACGGCGCCGCTGGCTGTCGAGGTGCACGCGGGCGCGGTGCGCCATCTGGGCGAGCTGCTCGCCGACCGGCGGATCTCCGCCGGGGGTGAGGTCGCCGTCGTCGTCGGGCCCGGCATCGGCAAGGAGGCCGCCGAACAGGCCCGTGAGAGCCTGGCTCGCGCCGAGGTGCTGACCATCGACGCCGGTACCCACGGCGGCGCCCTGGAACTGGCCACCAAACTGCGCAGCCGCAACTTCGACGCCGTGGTCGGCATCGGCGGCGGCCGGGTCATCGACACCGTCAAGTACGCCGCGTTCCGGCAGGGACTCCCGATGGTCTCGGTGGCCACCAGCCTCGCCAACGACGGCATCGCCTCCCCGACAGCCTCCCTGGACCGCGACGGCCACTCGATCTCCTACGGCGCACAGATTCCGATCGCCGTCATCGTGGACCTGGACTTCGTCCGCCGCGCCCCGGCCCGGCAGCTGTCCTCCGGGGTCGGCGACGCACTGTCCAATCTGTGCGCCACCGCCGACTGGCAGCTCAGCCACACCGAGACCGGCGAACCCATCGACGGGCTGGCCATCGCCATGTCCCGCGGTGGCGCCGAATCGGTGCTGCGGCACCCCGGCAGCGTCGGCGACGACACCTTCCTCGCCACCCTGGCCAACGCGCTGGTGCTCGGCGGCACCGCGATGGCCGTGGCGGGCACGTCGTTGCCCGCTTCCGGTGCCTGCCACGAGATCGCGCACGCGATCCAGGAACGACACCCCACCGTGGCCACCCACGGCGAGCAGGTGGGGATGGGAGCGCTGTTCGCCACTTACCTGCGCGGCGACGAACAGCTGTTCCGCGAAATGGCCCATGCGATGAAACGGCACCACCTGCCGCGCATCCCTTCGGACATGGGGCTTACGGTTGATCAATTCGCGGTCGCGGTCGCCTACGCGCCCAAGACCCGGCCCGGCAGGTACACCATTTTGGAACATCTGTCACTTGACGTTTCCGATCTGCGCGACAGGATTACGGAATTCTGCGATGAACTCTCCTGA
- a CDS encoding NTP transferase domain-containing protein, with protein sequence MRGVVLAAGQGQRLKPDTDDLPKTLLPVDGDVTILDIALRNLAAAGVGEVGIVVGFAAHAIEARVEALRERYGLTIELIHNDRTDWNNAYSLWHARDFYAQGALLVNGDTVHPGSVEKTLLAAEGDGILLATDAVKELTDEAMKLQCGADGVVTTVTKQMPVESAYGEYIGVSRIGADIAAELTDALVRTYTSDPNLYYEDAFQLLADAGPNVHAVPIGAVDWVEVDNHADWAVAREVACRC encoded by the coding sequence GTGCGTGGTGTAGTGCTGGCCGCCGGTCAGGGACAACGCTTGAAACCGGACACCGACGACCTGCCGAAGACGCTGCTGCCGGTGGACGGGGACGTCACGATCCTCGACATCGCGCTGCGGAACCTGGCCGCCGCCGGGGTCGGCGAGGTCGGGATCGTCGTCGGATTCGCGGCACACGCCATCGAGGCGCGGGTCGAAGCCCTGCGGGAACGCTACGGGCTCACCATCGAGCTGATCCACAATGACCGGACGGACTGGAACAACGCCTACTCGCTGTGGCACGCCCGCGATTTCTACGCGCAGGGCGCGCTGCTGGTCAACGGCGACACCGTCCACCCTGGCAGCGTCGAGAAGACGCTGCTGGCCGCCGAGGGCGACGGCATCCTGCTGGCCACCGACGCGGTCAAGGAACTCACCGACGAGGCCATGAAGCTCCAATGTGGTGCCGACGGTGTGGTCACGACCGTCACCAAGCAGATGCCGGTCGAGTCCGCCTACGGCGAGTACATCGGGGTCTCGCGGATCGGCGCCGACATCGCCGCCGAGCTCACTGACGCGCTGGTGCGGACGTACACCAGCGACCCCAATCTGTACTATGAGGACGCTTTCCAGCTGCTCGCGGACGCGGGCCCCAACGTGCACGCCGTCCCGATCGGCGCCGTGGACTGGGTGGAGGTCGACAACCACGCCGACTGGGCCGTGGCGCGGGAGGTCGCATGCCGCTGCTAG
- a CDS encoding helix-turn-helix transcriptional regulator — protein MSTMPRSWQRLLDGVGLTAAAERVYRAILADPRASPATLAEAAAVDAAALPELCELLRGLGLIDTEDDGTARPVDPRIGMSALLRRQQDGIERAVAAVTDLTDDFLDGQTRIGASPLTELVRGRHHLETTIRALITSARSEVAVLDTPPYAAANSIEPAEEFSLESGVSNRAIYAAEVLENPELYDNIRKMTAAGEQARMLPEVPLKLLVVDGSRALLPITLEGDVSNSAVLVHPSALTTALTALFEALWAKALPIFDPVGATHGPLDPEERELLGMLASGVKDEAIARRLGISNRTVSRRVNRLLERLGAANRFQAGLQAARQGWLEG, from the coding sequence ATGAGCACCATGCCCCGCTCCTGGCAACGACTTCTGGACGGCGTCGGGCTCACCGCGGCCGCCGAACGCGTCTACCGAGCCATCCTGGCCGACCCCAGGGCCTCACCGGCCACGCTGGCCGAGGCCGCGGCCGTCGACGCCGCCGCCCTGCCCGAACTGTGCGAACTGCTGCGCGGCCTGGGTCTCATCGACACCGAGGACGACGGCACCGCCCGTCCGGTCGACCCCCGCATCGGCATGTCGGCGCTGCTGCGGCGGCAGCAGGACGGCATCGAGCGCGCGGTGGCGGCGGTGACCGACCTGACCGACGACTTCCTCGACGGTCAGACCCGCATCGGCGCCTCGCCGCTCACCGAACTGGTGCGGGGCCGCCACCACCTGGAGACCACCATCCGGGCGCTGATCACCTCGGCCCGCTCGGAGGTGGCGGTGCTGGACACCCCGCCTTACGCTGCGGCCAACAGCATCGAGCCCGCCGAGGAGTTCTCGTTGGAGAGCGGTGTCAGCAACCGGGCCATCTACGCCGCCGAGGTGCTGGAGAACCCGGAGCTGTACGACAACATCCGCAAGATGACCGCGGCGGGCGAACAGGCCCGGATGCTGCCGGAGGTGCCGCTGAAGCTGTTGGTGGTGGACGGTTCCCGGGCGCTGCTGCCGATCACCCTGGAGGGCGACGTGTCCAACAGCGCGGTCCTGGTGCATCCCTCGGCGCTGACGACGGCGCTGACGGCGTTGTTCGAAGCGTTGTGGGCCAAGGCGCTGCCGATCTTCGACCCCGTGGGCGCCACCCACGGGCCGCTCGACCCCGAGGAGCGGGAGCTGCTGGGGATGCTGGCCTCGGGCGTCAAGGACGAGGCGATCGCGCGCAGGCTCGGGATCAGCAACCGCACCGTCAGCCGCCGGGTCAACCGGCTGCTGGAACGACTGGGGGCGGCCAACCGCTTCCAGGCCGGTCTACAGGCCGCCCGGCAGGGTTGGCTGGAGGGCTGA